GTTTTTGGAAAAATCTCTACGAAAGAAACCGATCCGAATGCATGAATAATTAGAAAAACTGCCAATAAAAAGCCTAAATCACCAATACGGTTCATGATAAACGCTTTCTTGGCTGCGTCTGCATAAGCTCCATTTGTATACCAGAAGCCAATTAAAAGGTAAGAACATAATCCTACTCCTTCCCACCCGATAAACATGATGACATAGTTTGACCCCATTACCAAAAGCAGCATGAAGAAAATGAAGAGATTCAGGTAAGAGAAAAATTTCCCAAATCCCTTATCGAGTTTCATATATCCTGCAGAGTAAATGTGAATCAAAGAGCCAATTCCTGTAATAATTAATAGCATCAAAATGCTTAACTGATCTATCTGAAACGCAAAAGGAATATCTAAAGAGCCAACTTTTATCCAGTCGAACAGTGTAACAATTTGTGGATTTACACTATTGAAATTCAAAAATATCGATAAACTTATTGCAAAAGGAGCAATAACCGCCAGGCTTGCTATTGTTGCAATAACAGCCTTTGGTAATACGTTTCTTCCGATTCCATTTATCAGAAAACCAACCAAAGGCAGTAAAGGGATTAACCAAACTAAATCTATCATCCTTTATAAAAATAAACTTACCACTTTAATCTGTTCAAAATATTAATATCTGTTGAGCTTGTATTACGATATACCATTACAATAATCGCCAAGCCAACCGCAACTTCTGCTGCTGCCAGCGCCATAATGAAAAAGACAAATACCTGTCCTGACGCATCACCCTTATACGCCGAAAATGCCGTTAGTAATAAATTTACTGCGTTTAACATTAGCTCCACAGACATAAAAATGATGATAGCATTTCTTCTAACCAAAACACCTATTACGCCAATGCAAAAGATAATAGCGCTTAACAAAATGTAATGATTTAAAGGAACCGACTGAATGGTTGTTGTAATATTATCCATTATGTGTTCTTTTTTCTTGTTTTGCCAATAATACTGCTCCCACCATTGCTGATAACAACAACAATGAGCTTAACTCGAAAGGAAGAAGGAATTCGCTAAAAAGTACCTTTCCCAAATTTTTAACCAAACCAATTTCGGGGTTCTGCAAAACTGACGGGCTGTCGGTATACATTGTTTTCATGGCAGCAACTAGTGTCACCAACAATCCTCCACCGGCGATAACACCAACAATCTTCAGTAAATTGGATTTCATAGGTTCCGTATCCTTATTTAAGTTCATTAACATCAACACAAACAGGAAAAGAACCATGATTGCTCCCATATATACAATAAAATTTACCACTGCCAGAAATTGCGCATTCAATAAAATGTAATGTATTGTGAACGTAAAAAATGTTGCAATAAGATACAATACGCTATGCACTGGATTTTTGGTAAAAATTACCAGTAGTGAAAAGAATATCGACAAAAATGCAACAAAATAAAATAAACTCATTGTTTTAGGTCTATTAAAGCTAAGCTTTCTATTTTCAATTTTTTATTTGGTTTCGGCTTGTTTTAAAGCAATTAGTTCAGATAAAGGCTTTTCTACCAGCTTATCTTTGCCGTAAATAAAATCCTTTCTCAAATAATCAGATGGAACTATTGGCCCATCCAGATAAATTGCTTCTTTAGGGCAGGCCTCTTCGCATAACCCGCAGAAAATACACCGCAACATATTAATTTCATAAACTGCCGCATATTTTTCTTCTCTATATAAATTTTCTTCTCCTTTTTTGCGTTCCGCAGAGATCATGGTTATGGCCTCTGCCGGACAGGATAAAGCACAAAGGCCACATGCTGTACAACGCTCTCTTCCTTGCTCATCTCTCTTTAAAGAGTGCATTCCCCTCCAATTATTAGAAAATTCTCTTTCTTCAAATGGATACTGAATAGTCACCTTCTTTTTGAAAAGATGTTTAAAAGTAATACTCAAACCCTGTGCAATTGCCGGCAGATACATCCTCTCCCAGAAATTCATTGGTTTTTGTTCTAAAACTTTCTTTCTCCCGCTTAATGATTCCATTGAACCCTCCGTTTAAAATCTTTAAAAGCT
This genomic interval from Pseudopedobacter saltans DSM 12145 contains the following:
- the nuoK gene encoding NADH-quinone oxidoreductase subunit NuoK, whose translation is MDNITTTIQSVPLNHYILLSAIIFCIGVIGVLVRRNAIIIFMSVELMLNAVNLLLTAFSAYKGDASGQVFVFFIMALAAAEVAVGLAIIVMVYRNTSSTDINILNRLKW
- a CDS encoding NADH-quinone oxidoreductase subunit J family protein, producing the protein MSLFYFVAFLSIFFSLLVIFTKNPVHSVLYLIATFFTFTIHYILLNAQFLAVVNFIVYMGAIMVLFLFVLMLMNLNKDTEPMKSNLLKIVGVIAGGGLLVTLVAAMKTMYTDSPSVLQNPEIGLVKNLGKVLFSEFLLPFELSSLLLLSAMVGAVLLAKQEKRTHNG
- a CDS encoding NuoI/complex I 23 kDa subunit family protein is translated as MESLSGRKKVLEQKPMNFWERMYLPAIAQGLSITFKHLFKKKVTIQYPFEEREFSNNWRGMHSLKRDEQGRERCTACGLCALSCPAEAITMISAERKKGEENLYREEKYAAVYEINMLRCIFCGLCEEACPKEAIYLDGPIVPSDYLRKDFIYGKDKLVEKPLSELIALKQAETK